One Corynebacterium appendicis CIP 107643 DNA window includes the following coding sequences:
- a CDS encoding dihydrofolate reductase encodes MLGAIWAQSVDRIIGDGADMPWHLPEDLKHFKDTTCGSPVIMGRRTWESLPFKPLPSRTNIIISSREADTWSKGAYVYRDLPDLDTDAWIIGGAQLYEATLDEVDIIERTLIDVSLSPHLPHDAVYAPRISEDFELTSETDWFASERGRVTIEGAEDSPLRYRFQRFERKAQ; translated from the coding sequence GTGCTCGGCGCAATCTGGGCTCAATCCGTCGACCGCATCATCGGCGACGGCGCGGACATGCCGTGGCACCTGCCGGAGGACCTCAAGCATTTTAAGGACACCACGTGCGGCAGCCCCGTCATCATGGGCCGCCGCACGTGGGAATCCCTCCCGTTCAAACCTCTGCCGAGCCGCACGAACATCATAATCTCCTCGCGCGAAGCGGACACGTGGTCGAAGGGCGCGTACGTTTACCGTGACCTACCCGACTTAGACACCGACGCGTGGATCATCGGCGGGGCACAACTCTACGAAGCCACACTCGATGAGGTCGACATCATCGAGCGCACGCTTATCGACGTCTCCCTTTCCCCTCACCTCCCCCACGATGCCGTGTACGCCCCGCGGATCAGCGAGGACTTCGAGCTGACCAGCGAAACCGACTGGTTCGCCTCGGAGCGCGGCCGCGTGACTATCGAGGGCGCTGAGGATTCTCCGCTGCGCTACCGCTTCCAACGATTCGAACGAAAGGCCCAATAA
- a CDS encoding thymidylate synthase translates to MTGTTIPTPYEDLLREILETGTPKSDRTGTGTISVFGKQLRYDLSDSFPLLTTKKVYFKGVVGELLWFLKGDSNVRWLQENNIRIWNEWADDNGELGPVYGVQWRSWPTPDGQHIDQIQNALNLLSSDPESRRNVVSAWNVSELDKMALMPCHLLFQLYVADGKLSMQVYQRSADMFLGVPFNIASYSLLTHFFAQQAGLEVGELIWTGGDCHIYNDHLEQVKEQLSREPRPYPQLELTKAESIFDYGFDDIAVTGYDPHPTIAAKVSV, encoded by the coding sequence ATGACTGGGACGACCATCCCCACCCCGTACGAAGATCTGCTGCGCGAGATCCTTGAGACTGGCACGCCGAAGTCCGACCGCACCGGAACAGGCACGATCAGTGTGTTCGGCAAGCAGCTGCGGTACGACCTGTCTGATTCTTTTCCCCTGTTGACCACCAAGAAGGTCTATTTCAAGGGTGTGGTGGGCGAGCTGTTGTGGTTCCTGAAGGGCGACTCGAATGTCCGCTGGCTGCAGGAGAACAATATCCGGATCTGGAACGAGTGGGCGGACGACAACGGCGAGCTTGGCCCGGTCTACGGTGTCCAGTGGCGCTCGTGGCCGACCCCGGACGGCCAACACATCGACCAGATCCAGAATGCGCTCAACTTGCTCAGCAGCGACCCGGAATCGCGCCGCAACGTGGTCTCAGCGTGGAATGTCTCGGAGCTGGACAAGATGGCGCTCATGCCGTGCCACCTGCTGTTCCAGCTCTACGTCGCCGACGGCAAGCTGTCCATGCAGGTCTACCAGCGCTCCGCGGACATGTTTTTGGGCGTGCCGTTCAATATCGCGTCTTATTCGCTGCTCACCCACTTCTTCGCGCAGCAGGCCGGTCTCGAGGTCGGTGAGCTGATCTGGACGGGCGGCGACTGCCACATCTATAACGACCACCTTGAGCAGGTCAAAGAGCAGCTTTCGCGCGAGCCACGCCCGTACCCGCAGCTGGAGCTCACCAAGGCGGAGTCCATCTTCGACTATGGTTTCGACGACATCGCGGTCACGGGGTACGACCCGCACCCGACGATCGCGGCGAAGGTCTCGGTGTAG
- a CDS encoding 3'(2'),5'-bisphosphate nucleotidase CysQ, whose amino-acid sequence MTATYSDSRLTNLIALGTGEILKGIRGVGLLRGRELGEAGDDLAQNWIARVLAQHRPDDAFLSEEAVDDLARLDNPRVWIVDPLDGTKEFATGRQDWAVHIALVENGVPTHAAVGLPDLGVVFKSSDVRHVEGPLSRKIALSHNRPPAVAKYVAEKMDFEAVGIGSAGAKAMHVLLGDYDAYIHAGGQYEWDQAAPVGVAKAAGLHATRLDGTEMHFNNEDTYVPDLLICRPELADEILEHAAAYKEEHGSYEGIAK is encoded by the coding sequence ATGACGGCAACGTACTCGGACTCACGGTTGACTAACCTCATTGCGCTTGGAACGGGTGAAATCCTCAAGGGCATCCGCGGCGTAGGCTTGCTGCGCGGCCGGGAGCTGGGCGAGGCAGGCGACGACCTGGCACAGAACTGGATCGCGCGCGTACTGGCGCAGCACCGCCCGGACGACGCCTTCTTGTCCGAGGAGGCTGTCGACGACCTGGCCCGCCTGGACAATCCGCGCGTGTGGATCGTGGACCCGCTGGACGGCACGAAGGAATTCGCCACCGGCCGCCAGGACTGGGCGGTGCACATCGCGCTCGTCGAAAATGGCGTGCCCACCCACGCCGCCGTGGGCCTGCCGGATTTGGGCGTGGTGTTCAAGTCCTCCGACGTGCGCCACGTTGAGGGCCCGCTGTCCCGCAAGATCGCCCTGTCCCACAACCGTCCTCCGGCGGTGGCGAAGTACGTGGCCGAGAAGATGGACTTCGAGGCGGTCGGCATCGGCTCGGCCGGCGCGAAGGCCATGCACGTTCTGCTCGGCGATTACGACGCATACATCCACGCCGGCGGCCAGTACGAATGGGACCAGGCCGCCCCGGTGGGTGTCGCTAAGGCCGCTGGCCTCCACGCCACACGCCTGGATGGCACCGAGATGCACTTCAATAACGAGGACACCTATGTCCCTGACCTGCTGATCTGCCGCCCGGAGCTCGCCGATGAAATTCTTGAGCACGCCGCGGCGTATAAGGAAGAGCACGGCAGCTACGAAGGCATCGCCAAGTAG